In Alcaligenes faecalis, the sequence GCACCATCAGTTTGGAAAAAACGTCGGCGTGCGCGTCGAAGAAATCAGGGTTGGCTTTCAAAAACTGGGCCACTTCCACGGCGCTAAGGCTGTTGGGGGTTTCCATGTCTAGAAGGTTTCCTTTCTGGCTAAGGATGCACACAGTGCATCGATATCGACTTGTCCGGTAAAGACAGTTTGGGCCGGGCCGCTCATGCGTAGTGCCTGTCCGTCCCATTCAATGCGCAGACTGCCTCCACGAGTATCAACGACAACCGGGCTTTGGAGCAATCCCCGGCGTATGCCCGCCACCACAGCCGCACATGCGCCTGTACCGCAGGCCAGGGTTTCTCCGGCTCCGCGCTCGTAGACGCGCAGCTTGATGTGGTGAGGGTCGACGATTTGCATGAAACCCGCGTTCACCTTGTGGGCAAAACGGGGGTGGGATTCGATGAAGGGGCCAACCGTGGCAACCGGAGCCTGTTTCACATCGTCCACGACCTGCACGGCATGCGGATTGGAAATCGAGACCAGTGACAGGGCGACGGGGGCGGCTTGATCGGGCACAGGCAAGAGCCACAGCGTGTCGTTGCCTTGGTCGCGCGCTTCCAGACCTTTATTGTCAAAACCCACATCGGCAGGCGCAAAGCGGGTGGTGCCCATCATGACATCCACGCCGCGTTGCGGGTCGTCATTCAGGCTGATGATGCCGGTACGAATTTGCGCCCGCAAAGGGTTGGCCGAGGACAGGCCCTGCTCGTGTACAAAGCGGACAAAGCAACGTGCGCCGTTGCCGCAGTGTTCAACTTCGCTGCCATCTGCATTGAAGATGCGGTAGCGGAAATCGGCCCCTGCTTCGGTGGCGGCTTCGACCAGCAAGATCTGGTCGGCACCAATCCCGAAGTGGCGATCGGCCAGGGCACGGGCCCGTTCCGGTGTCAGTTCAATATGCTGCGTCACACCGTCCAGCATGACAAAGTCATTGCCCGCTCCGTGCATTTTGCTGAAACGCCAAAGGGAGGAGACGGGCTGGGGGGCGGTGGAACGGTGCATGATGGGCCTAGTAGATGCCGGGTTGACCTTCAGGTCGGGTTTTGAAGCGTCGATGCACCCAATAATACTGCGGCGGGTCCTCGCGCACATATTTTTCGATCAGGGCATTCATGCGCTCGGTCGCTTCTTCCAGGCTGCCTTCGCCGGGGAAGTCGGACATGGGTTCCAGCACCTGAATATGGTAGTGACCAGTCTGGGCATCCACGCGGGAAATCACGGGAATGACCACGGCATCTTGATTGCGGGCAATCTGGGCGGTGGACAGCAAAGTGGCAGTCGGGACATTGAAAAAGGGCATAAAGGCCGAGCCCTTGGTGCCGAAGTCCATATCAGGCAGGTAGTAAATAGGTCGGCGATTTTGCAGGGCACGTATCAGGCCACGAATACCGTCCTTGCGGGAAACCAGGTCTACCGAGGAGAAGCGGCTGCGGCCTTCATACATCAGTCTATCCACATGAGGGTCGCGCTGGGGAGTGTAAAAGGCCACCATATTCGGGATGGACATGGACAGTCGTGTTCCGGCTGCATCCATACCTAGAAAGTGAGGCACCAGCAGCATGACTTTGCGGCCCTGCTCCAGGGCCTGAGTGATGTGTTCTTCACCCGTCAGGTGCAGAGTGTTCAGAATAGTGCTGGGCAGACCAAACCAGAGCAGACCCCGATCCAGATAGGATTGGGCCAGCAGGCGAAAGTGCTGTTTTTCCCATTCGCGGCGTGTGCTTTCTGGCGTGTCGGGGAAGCACAAATCCAGGTTAGTGCGAACAATGTGACGGCGGCGGGAGGCGAAGCGATGAACCAGTCCGCCCAGCACGGCCCCCCAACGCTGACGCGTGCGTACGGAGGCACGGCCAAAGTAGGTGAAAACGGATTTGAGCAGTGGGTAAGAATTAAAACTCATGGGGTGGTTTCGCCAGGCAAAGGGGGCGCATCGTGAGGAATCTTGTAGCGGTTGTATCCCCACAGGTATTGCGTGGGAAAACGGCGTATCAAGCTTTCCATGGATTCGTTGATCAGGGTGGCCAGCTCCGTGGGGTCTTCGGGCAAAGGCTCCGGCAGGCGCAAGGTGTGAATATGCCAGCCGCGCCCTTTTGGCAGGCGTTCGGCAGCGGTCACAATAACAGGCACATTGGACTGGCGGGCCAGCTTGCCAGCCAGCGTCATGGTCAGGGCAGGGCGGCCAAAAAACGGCGCCCACACACCATCGCCACCACTGGGAACCTGGTCGGGCAACATGCCTACCGATTCACCCTTGCGAAACGCGCGGACAAATTCACGCACGCCTTTCATATTGGCGGGGACGGCATGCAGGCCGGGCAGTTCACGCGACTCTACCATCAGGGGTTCCAGTACGGCCTGGCGTGGTGGGCGGAACATCACGGTCAGTGGGCCTAAACCCACCAGATAACGTGCCGTAATCTCAAAGCAACCCAAGTGAGGAGTCAGATACAGCACGCCGCGTCCTTCGGCATGGGTGGTCTCCAGCAAGGCCACATTATCGACGGTGCAGCGGGCCAGACAGGCTTGCGGATGCAGCCAGACGCGCGGTGTTTCCAGGATCATGGCGCCGGTTTGTCCGGCTGCTTGCCGGAAAAATGCGGGGGAGTCGTAACCCGCTTGCCGACAGTGGCTTTGCAGACGGCGGCGATAGCGTCCGGGAAAGGCGTAAATCAGTCGTCCAATCCCCTTGCCCAGCCCATGCAGGACGGGTAAAGGCAGACGAGCCATCAGACGCAAAAGTGCCGCTAGCATGGGCCAGGCAATCCTTTAATGTGAAGTTTTGCTGAAATAAATACGTATTTTCGCTTAAAATGGATTGTATCGCTGAGTTAAACGACAACTTGCGGAGCGATCAGGCAGCAAGCTGCCCACTATAAACCGCTAAAGCGTCGCGCCCCGTCTATCGTATCCACATCGCTGGCTTCGAGGTGCAACGCAGTTTGTTCAACCTCGTGCTGATTATCAGCCCTTATTAAAGGAAGCTACGCTGTGAACAACAACGACTTTCTCTTTACTTCCGAATCCGTCTCTGAAGGCCACCCCGATAAGGTTGCCGACCAGATCTCCGACGCCATCCTGGACGCTATTTTCGAGCAAGATCCTCAGGCACGTGTTGCTGCCGAGACCTTGTGCAATACCGGTCTGGTAGTGTTGGCTGGCGAGATCACCACGCACGCCAACGTGGATTACATCCAGGTTGCCCGTGACACCATCAAGCGCATTGGCTATGACAATGGCGACTACGGCATTGATTACAAGTCCTGCGCCGTTCTGGTGGCCTACGACAAGCAATCGCCCGATATCGCCCAAGGCGTGGACCGCAGCCCTGAAGAGCTGCTGAACCAGGGCGCTGGTGACCAGGGCCTGATGTTTGGCTACGCGTGCGACGAAACCCCTGATCTGATGCCTGCTCCCATCTGGTACGCCCACCGCCTGGTGCAGCGCCAGAGCGAACTGCGCAAAGATGGCCGTCTGCCCTGGTTGCGTCCTGACGCCAAATCCCAGGTGACCTTCCGCTACGTGGATGGCCGTCCTACCGAAGTGGACACCGTGGTGCTGTCCACTCAGCACGCTCCTGAAATGTCCCAGAAAGACATTCACGAAGCCGTGATCGAACACATCATTCGTCCATGCTTCCCT encodes:
- the dapF gene encoding diaminopimelate epimerase — translated: MHRSTAPQPVSSLWRFSKMHGAGNDFVMLDGVTQHIELTPERARALADRHFGIGADQILLVEAATEAGADFRYRIFNADGSEVEHCGNGARCFVRFVHEQGLSSANPLRAQIRTGIISLNDDPQRGVDVMMGTTRFAPADVGFDNKGLEARDQGNDTLWLLPVPDQAAPVALSLVSISNPHAVQVVDDVKQAPVATVGPFIESHPRFAHKVNAGFMQIVDPHHIKLRVYERGAGETLACGTGACAAVVAGIRRGLLQSPVVVDTRGGSLRIEWDGQALRMSGPAQTVFTGQVDIDALCASLARKETF
- a CDS encoding lysophospholipid acyltransferase family protein, with the translated sequence MSFNSYPLLKSVFTYFGRASVRTRQRWGAVLGGLVHRFASRRRHIVRTNLDLCFPDTPESTRREWEKQHFRLLAQSYLDRGLLWFGLPSTILNTLHLTGEEHITQALEQGRKVMLLVPHFLGMDAAGTRLSMSIPNMVAFYTPQRDPHVDRLMYEGRSRFSSVDLVSRKDGIRGLIRALQNRRPIYYLPDMDFGTKGSAFMPFFNVPTATLLSTAQIARNQDAVVIPVISRVDAQTGHYHIQVLEPMSDFPGEGSLEEATERMNALIEKYVREDPPQYYWVHRRFKTRPEGQPGIY
- a CDS encoding lysophospholipid acyltransferase family protein — protein: MLAALLRLMARLPLPVLHGLGKGIGRLIYAFPGRYRRRLQSHCRQAGYDSPAFFRQAAGQTGAMILETPRVWLHPQACLARCTVDNVALLETTHAEGRGVLYLTPHLGCFEITARYLVGLGPLTVMFRPPRQAVLEPLMVESRELPGLHAVPANMKGVREFVRAFRKGESVGMLPDQVPSGGDGVWAPFFGRPALTMTLAGKLARQSNVPVIVTAAERLPKGRGWHIHTLRLPEPLPEDPTELATLINESMESLIRRFPTQYLWGYNRYKIPHDAPPLPGETTP
- the metK gene encoding methionine adenosyltransferase, whose amino-acid sequence is MNNNDFLFTSESVSEGHPDKVADQISDAILDAIFEQDPQARVAAETLCNTGLVVLAGEITTHANVDYIQVARDTIKRIGYDNGDYGIDYKSCAVLVAYDKQSPDIAQGVDRSPEELLNQGAGDQGLMFGYACDETPDLMPAPIWYAHRLVQRQSELRKDGRLPWLRPDAKSQVTFRYVDGRPTEVDTVVLSTQHAPEMSQKDIHEAVIEHIIRPCFPSDLLTEKTRFLVNPTGKFVIGGPQGDCGLTGRKIIVDTYGGACPHGGGAFSGKDPSKVDRSAAYAARYVAKNIVAAGLARQCQVQLSYAIGVAEPINITIYTEGTGVIPDTEIAKLVRQHFDLRPRGIIEMLDLQRPIYTKTAAYGHFGRSEPEFSWEATDKAQALRQAI